The Polypterus senegalus isolate Bchr_013 chromosome 10, ASM1683550v1, whole genome shotgun sequence genomic interval gttaagttttttttcctactaatcaaaggtatgcggttcaacaggaacaatattgtaaaaaggggcgtgtccttatgcaaatatcgtaaccggttttactgaaacagtgatttaccgttttacattttacggttgtttatcttcgttatttaacagttttacactgtaaaattaacagatttttttcagtataactgtaatgcatcaataaacggtatttagcatattttgaaggtagaaaaatattgattttacagaacgtggctgtaaaaaaataatgaaacttattgtttaagatatacaggtaattttcagtagaacataaggtaactttcctttatcagaaaaggtcttttaccttcaccatttacagtatttgtaccgttaaatttactgacttTTTTACAGTGTACAGACTGTATATCAAAAGCGTCGTCCAGACTACTGAACCGCAAGACTTGAATGTTGACTGTGACAGGTTTCTGGTCACTCATACAGGTGATCTAACCGTTAAAATAttcgactacgccacccagttttattaaaagttttattaatagcgcacaggtttctttaaattgggcggtgagtaaacacacaatgaaagacacaacagtaatttcaggaaaagcagtAGTAACTgttattacacaagacaatataaagtatactttaaaaagataaacgaaaataacaaaataatatcagggacaaaattcccttttttaaaaggaaagcatgcactctaaaagtccgttaaaaacttgaagtggaggatacaaccttcaGGGGTGCAGAgttccagtttgcgcactgtgctaccccaacaattaatcgtccaactgcCGGATGtgctctgttcaccggacactcgtttcccaacaaaAGTTTTGTCAAATTGTTAAAACTAAGCGTCTCTTcgtcgttcttttttttttttcactctgggCTCTTTGTGTTGCTGCTGCGGTCTCGGCACGCCTCACTTCTCGTCCGCAATGCATAGCTTGGTCCTTTCATACCGCTTTCCCCTCTTGTGGAGCCGTCTCTTCATCCCTGgaggtaagtgttgccgtccttgtgcctcacgtcgtacCAACCACGTACCCTGTCCTGTCTGCGAGCCCCTGTGTTCTGTGccagtgtcttggcagcgttctcagtggaccgccCCTCACCCTGCCTTCCCCTgcagtttaaatctccttcagtccctgccaagATTAACAAGACGATGGCTTAACAATATCATATCCACATGTCCTGGGTTTAACAATGTAAACCGAGGTTAACAAAGAGTAATGTTACCAGCCATCACCGAGGacacatatgctgattagaaaccaatattctcagacatgtttTTCTAAGTCAGGTAAATACTAACATTTTCTAAGGAAGGAAGAGTTCTTTTATCgcaattttgtattgtttgtatatttaagCAGTTAAAACTTCACAGCGGTGATTCTTTTTCACGACAGCAAATaccgatatcctgtagacagccatcacgtaacaggattacccaggaaatcTGCATTTTAACTTCccaccccagtcccaacaatgggtgccttttgcctcttcatctactgtgttttagatgtataatatttacatgttcctttgaatgacaaagaaaagaaaccacCCAGTGTGCAAAAAATGTCCCCCACTGATATGACGCTTTCTTTTTATTCCCGAGAAGACTTCCATGCGCGAATATTCTAAGGTCGTAAAACATAAACTCGAAATTCAGACGCGCTAGCGGGTGCTCAAGGCGGGGGTAGTCGTGGCCGAGAGGTTAAGGCGATGGACTCGAAATCCATTGGGGTTTCCCCGCGCAGGttcgaatcctgccgactacgaaCATTTAAGATTAGACGGgtaataaaaaatgcaacctCACTTAACATGGTGGATCTCTAAATTAGTCATTGTACACCAATTGGTTTGTACATTTGTTTTCACTGATATTAAGCAAtaacccacagtccaaagacatgcaggttaggtgcattggcgattccaaattgtccctagtgtgtgcttggcttgtgggtgtaccctgcggtggactggcaccctgcatggggtttcctgccttgcgccctgtgttgtttgggattggctccagcagacccccgtgacccttgggatataccgggttggataatggacggttCTAGTTTGCAAATTCATCCGGTTTAGAAATTGAGTGGAAGCCATATGAGTCAACACAAGCATATAAAGAGACACAAAGCTGCTAAGACTTCCATTAAGTGACAGAAGGGGGTGGATGAAAGACAGTGATGGAAGTTCAAAGAACCTTTGCAGGATAATAAAAATGGGCATTAGATCCTTTAGAAAACAGCTGAACACTGCATGGAAAGAGAAACATTTTATGGCACAATTTGGCTTTGTCAGAACCAgccaaagaataaaacaaatttcaCTTCTATAAaacactagggtgttgtatcgtgttagccgttatgaatgtagtgagaagtcaagtaaaatggcaccttttattggctaactgaccagattacaatatgcacgtGTTTCGAGGAAACTCAgcctccttcttcaggcaagatccatccatccatccattttctaacccgctgaatccgaatacagggtcacgggggtctgctggagccaatcccagccaacacagggcgtaaggcaggaaacaaactccgggcagggcgccagtccaccgcagttcaggcaagatgtaatcattgtGATTGTAATATCAATATAGTAATTGATTACATCGTTATAATTGTAATATCATTGTAATAATTGAtaacatctcgcctgaagaaggaggctgagttgcctcgaaacaCTTGCATAGTGcgtaaaagtgtcattttgcttgacttctaaagCGAAATGGTGCAGTGTCATTGGAATAGTGAACATATATAATGTCAAAATGGTGAAAAACTTGCTAAGTCTGACAGATGTTGTTCCTGCAAATTGATGCTAATAAGAATATAATGATATTGCTAAAATCACAGGAGTCTATGTCATCTACAATGATGGAGTAAAGGTATATAGCATGTGTTTGTGGAATACTCATTACCACTTCAGATCAAACTGCTACATTAGGTTATTggatttaataatattaatattaataataacaataataataatattattatagatACGCACatggcgtggagtttgcatgttctccccgtgtgtgtgtgggtttcctccgggtgctccggttttctcccacggtccaaagacatgcaggttaggtgcattggcaatcctaaattgtccctagtgtgtgcttggtgtgtgtgtgtgtgcgtgccctgtggtgggctggcgccctgcccagggtttgtttcctgccttgtgccctgtgttggctggtattggctccagcagccccccgtgaccctgtagttaggatatagcgtgttgcataatggatggatgaatacgtACATGCTATTTGAGCCACACTGAAATTGTTAATCAAACGACTTGAAAAACTTCGTTTTAATAAATGTATCATTTGAagcttttcatttgcattttcttgtatttattaagtgtttcagagaaaataaaaacgtaCTATGCTGTTGAAAAGTTTCTCAGAGCTACTTTATGCTAATCTAATTTCAGCCTGCAGTTGGCTGTAACAAAGCCCTCCCGTTGTGTCCTGATATAACCCGGAAGCAAAACCACACACGCGATAGAAGTAACTGGTCAACACGCTGAAACGTAACACTCTTTGGGTGAAAACCATAATTGTTATGGACTGGGAAGATATCTACCGCGTATTAAAAGATCAGCTCTTCTGTAGCATGGAGCGGATCGCGAAAGCGACGTCCCGAACTGTCCAATGCAAACTAGCAAGGGAGCTGCCTCGTTACTTAAATAAGAGTAGTCCCGAAGAAAACGAAGTTATTATGACCAACGAAGGAGCGTTCTGTGATTATGCGTCTCTGGTAACTCAGGAAGCGGTGATGGCAGCGGCGGAGATCATGAGATCCGAATATGAACACGTTGTGAATAATATATTCGTACATTTCACATCGAAAAGATCTGCATGTAAAGAGACAATTGATGAGTTGAAACAGCTGCTGGAAGCATCCGGCAAAGAAATGCAGTTAGTGCAGATGCACGACAGCTGTAAAGATGAGCCCCAAACTGGGTCCGGCACGATCTGCAGCGGTCTGGTAAACACGGTAGGGGATGCTGGAGATCGTGGAGTGGAGAGCGGATCTGAAGCGCAACAGTTCACGTCAGGCCCGGCGAGCGACACCGACATCCAAGAGGAACAGGACCCGGCTTTATCCGACTCTAAAATTACAAGCAGTCATTCTCCTTTAATCGATCCATCATCTGTCAGCAGCGACACACGGGGGTCATTACAAAACCCTGAAGAAATGGAAACAGACCAAAAGAACTGCAGAAGCGAAGATAAAGGTGAGTTGTTTTGATTGCTTAGCTGGGTGCAAACCACATGTTTAGCCTTGCTTGTCTAGTATACTGCTCCAGAGTGCCGGTTTTCTGGACGCTATCTACGTTttgtgtgcatgttctccctgtggtcAAGTGTGTGTTTCTCCAGGTCTGTATCACTCATGCATGTACCAGTGACCATGTAAGTCAGTTCTCGTTCTGCTGCTGTGCTGGAGACGTGGCCAGTGCTCCATCTACATTGTGGTATAACTGAAAGGACCCCGCTGAAGTCTTCATGTTCAGGTTTTTATCCATCGATATCTGAATAAGGTGATACAGATATGTACATGTAGAATTACACAATTAGCCTCCAATATTTATCCCCGCTCTCCTTTGCAAAACTTGCTAAAAGTGAGCAGCAgataaaagtgaaaatgacaTTCTGCGCAAACAACCAATAAGAAAAGcacctttacacacacacacatatatatatatatatatatatatgtgtatatatatgtatatgtatatgtgtgtgtataaatatttattatataggggtagctgcttcacagtaaggagacctgggttcacttcacgggtcctccctgcgtggagtttacatgttctccccgtctctgcgtgggtctcctctgggtgctcctgtttcctcccgcagtcgaaagacatgcaggttagatgcaatCGCAATCTTGCCcttagtgtgtgccctgcagtgggcttgcgccctgcccggggtttattcctgccatgcatcctgtgctggctgggatttgctccagcagacccccgtgaccctgtgttaggatagagtgggttggataatattaatattatatgtgtgtgtatataaatatttattatatataatattatatattttgtatatatcgAATTATATaagtccacaaagggagaaaatcacatgcatatcttaaaatagtattttattcCTGAGTTTTCAACACCTACCAAATGTCATCATCAAAGGAACATGATTacacatacaggaatcaaaggcaatatataacaaatgAGGGGGTAGGTGGATGTCGgtttaatcattttcctctgataatGACCCTGGTAGGTGTTGAAAGTTCAGGaataaaatactatttaaaataCGTGATTCAGTTTCTCTCTCTGAGGACTTTTTGCTATAAACATTCAAACCATATAACAGACcttcacttctctctctctctctccacatgcacacacacatatatatatatacagtatatatatatatatatatacagtatatatatatatatatatatatattcatagcatccgATGTTTGAGTCCTGATCTTAttatatgggtggttacctaccaggtaacgcatgtggttggtctgccagtcagcAAACGTCCGCCATACcatctcagttgcaagaagcagatcatagaatgttacatagtttactgtcaaaaaatgcaatgagtacgcaacatgtgtttcacccttatttgggctcatcaggcgtacacactccactgcacccctcatatataatgtgtatatatgtgtgtgtgtgtgtgtgtgtgtatatatatatatatatatatatatatatatatatatatattcatttatttattaatttataaaccACAACTATTGCCATCCCTGGGAAAGATGAGTAAAAAGGGTTATGAAAAATGAACCTTTTGTTGGATTACCTTAATCCATTGTTTCTTAAACTTTGGCTTGCGTGTTGTCTAAATTTGGTTCGCTCAGAGTCGTATATCGCAATTGGAAAGGGGTCATAAATGGCTTGTGGAATGCCTTGGGATGGGTCACCGCTGGCAGCTTAATCAAACGTCATTGCTTCTCCAAGTGGACCCCATACTTGATGACAACTTCCAGCAATTCCCTAACAGGGTTGGTATGACATGGTGGTTGTGGGTCACAAAGACACAACAAGGCTAAATTGAATTGCATGATAAAATTGTTTAAGAACCACTACCTTAGTCTCACcccaaagaaaatgacagagaaATCCAGCCATTAATTgaagtattgtttttttcttaaaaaaataatttctttttaataaaataaattatttttaacaaaaccgCATGTGACACAATTATTGGCAAGCCTAGAAGTGTTGTTGAACCAAGTGTAACTGTAGCACGTTTCCCATGAATATCTGTCTATTTTTCACTTGATCAGAGTGTGCTGGAAAATTTCAAGCAGTAGTTCATGACTGCCTGTGTCAATGGGGTAACAAAATGAGGTGACACAGAGGTCCAATTGTCTTATTGATTCATGGGAAAGATTAAAGAACACACAATTTTAATGAGGGAAAAGTGTGATCTTCATAAGTTAGAGAATggcaaattatatactgtatatatatatatatatatttgcccaCCATTTTGGAATTCAGGGCAGGTgatgccatctatcggcaacaaaaatattttttttgtgaattctctatgtaataaacttaagttatagcataatgaaaattgcataattagatctggaccacccctctctctctctctctctctgtgtatgtatatatatatatatatatatatatatatatatatatgcacacatatacagtacattcacctACATTGTTTTTTTGAGCCTTTGAAAATGTGGGGACCATGTattaaaatgtctgtcttttctaaacatctcatacaatatttttgttaaagccCTCAaactaaagctgaaagtctgaatcacatcttgattgctttgtttcaaatccattgtagtGATGTACAGTGAAAATTATGAAccaattgtgtcactgtccaaatacttatggatcaGACTGTAAAACCCTGTTCTACCCTTATCACATCTGATTCTTTCCCTGACCTCTCACgttggatgggctccagcaggcTCTATATTTAGTTTAGGGGGTCTGACTCTGGGTAGACAGATAATGCtaattgcatgttttcttatCTTGCAGGACCTTCTGAAGAGCCTTTCCATGCTGTAGAGACAATGGTTCATGTTGGACTGAGCCACTCAGAACTGACAGCTGCAGACCATAATTCTTTGAAAGATGATGGAGCAGAACCACAACAGATCTCTGTTTACACTAAGCAACAAGACACACAATTAAACTTAACTGGTAATTTAGACAAAGAAGTGAGGCCAAAATCTCTTGATGCTAAAGCAGGAGTCTTCTTTAACTTAAAAGACAAGGCTTTTGAAAGGGGTCTGTTTCCCAATATTAACGTGAAGTTAATGAGAGATTGTGTAGATGGAGACCTATCCAATATAATTGCATCTAAACATAAAGGCCTTCCTGTCTCAACTCAACAAAACTGTGGGCCCAGTGGTGGAAATGGTATTGATGAGCATCAGATCTGCACTGGAAGCACACAGCCTTccacaaattttaaaatgcttaactttaagCTGAAAAGTCACACTGGGGAAGGCACTAACAGATGTAGTGAATGTGGGAAAATGTTCTGCACCACTGCCACCCTTAAAATACATAAGacaattcacacaggagaaaaaccttacGAATGTGGCGACTGTGGAAAGACTTTCAGATGGCCGGTATCGTTAAAAATACATCAGAGaactcacactggagaaaagccgtaTGGTTGTGATCAATGTGGAAAGACTTTCAGGCATTATAACACTTTCAGGAATCATTCAAAGGTCCATGCCAGAGAAGAACCATAAGAAAGTACTGAATGCACAAAGTCTTTCAGGCCTGATATCACCTCAAAAAATTCACTGATTGAGGAAAGAATATGTGAACTAATCACACAATCGCACTAATAGGAACTGCTGTGTGTTGGGATACCTGGAGACTCCGTAACTGCTGGGAGGTTTAACTTCCAGAATGTCAGTTCCCCAGCCCAGTAGTGAGCAGTAGTTGGGCTGCTGTGTGGTAATAACCAGAACCTAAAATGGAGGCTGGGACACATAGGCTCACATAGGGTATAAGTTTGGTTTCATTCAGGAAGTGCTGTCTGTCCACTCAGGGACTTCACCAGAAGTCCTTCTAAGCAGTGGACTGTAAGGACCTTCCTAACCTTCAGGCAAGTAGCTTGGAATTAGGAGCGGAAAAGAGGCAAGAGAAGGAGTGATCTGAGCTGTCAAGGAGGACATGTCTAGTCGAGCTTACACAGGTCATCATTGTGTGGAACACATTTCATTAtatcattttgggtttttttgtaccTAAATTGCCTCAATAAATATactatttattgtacttctggtctcacctgtttgttgtctgtggTCAAGGGATTGTTCAAGAATGCTCATTCAGTTTCAATTCACATAATAACCCATACTGTAAAACATAATCTGCCCTCTGAATGTATCGAATTTAAGTTTAGAGTCGGGGGTTAAGCTGAGGCCAATGTCAGGTGTGAAAGCAGGAATTCTATTCAGTTATGGAGTACTACAGCACACACCCACAGGTAGTCGGGTAACACAATGTATAATTGTGTGGGATATGTGAAGAAACTGAAGTATTTGGAGAAGACCCCAcaaagacactgggagaacatggaaactccacagaGTCAATGACGACAAGTAtgtaaggcagcaatgctaaccacatGGTCACTTCCGTTTATGATCCTTCTTTTCTAAAGCCTGAATTTAGTATGAAGACACATTACTTAATAttactattcatttttattctcaatGTGGTGTTGTAGCTTTGAAGAAATGAGAGCATTAAATGATTAGAAGTGAATTGGTATCGTCAATGTTTAAAACTCATTGCaaattaaaagttcaaaaattaaATCAACCTGGAAGGAAGAAAATAAGCTTTCTGAACAACATTATATTTGCTATATCATTGGTGTTTATGGTACCTGTGTTGGGGCTGTATTATGtagtaatttatttgtttaactaGCTGTGCCACCCTTCTGAAAAGGGgtgaaatcttaaaaaaaaaaaaatcaatgtagatGTTAGTGTTAACGTTCACAGTACACCATGCAATTCctgtgtctctattatatgccatttggtatgggatttgtaaaagcagtgttaaagtttgtgatgtgtgACCCGTTCTaatgactaatgcaatgcattcttttactacagatgtttgtgatgtgccatctgttagaatgacaaatgctgtgcattttattacaaaaatgtttgtgatgtgccatctgttagaatgacaaatgctgtgcattttattacaaaaatgtttgtgatgtgccatctgttagaatgacaaatgctgtgcattttattacaaaaatgtttgatgtgccatctgttggaatgacaaatgctgtgcattttattacaaaaatgttcgtgatgtgccatctgttggaatgacagacacagtAACCGGATGGAcatacagacacttatcctttgaTTAAGGTGGATTATGTGTAACTCTTTAATGAATATTTTCCAATATGTCCTAAGTGACCCTTCTTTCCCCACTCTGGCCTTTGCTCTTTTTAGATACTATTAAGCTTTACACAAAAACCTGCCACAACCAGTGCTTTGAAGTACTTAAGGAACCAAACTTCCAATCACAAGTTTCCTGGTTGCGTTTCCATTCCCTATATTAGTCACTGTGTAAAAACGAGCCATCATTTACTGCTGGGCACACATTACATGATAATCATCGCAATGTTGGGCCAGATGTAAACCTCCACTAACTTGATTTCAGACAGGTCTTAAACTGTTATCTACTCAGATCATCCTGTAATGTGACATGTTACTGTCCACCTCCCTGACTTAGTCACAAACCAGTTGGAACCACCATGATTTCAAACCATAAAGATTAAGCATGGTCAGTATTCTATGACTCCAAATTCTGTAGTAGGGAGGACgctggggtccagcggctgtggggcgtctgtaggtgaagaaagattcatcaGTTCTCTTTTTAGCATTCACTAATCTGCTaatttcagggtcatgggggtctgttctGTCTGCatcagcacatggaaggatccaAAGACGGACAcaggatgccaatccatcacacTGCCCAGCAATGCACAGAATGGGCAATTAATTGAATTCAAGTCTCCACATTCAAACTCCAGCCAGATAGGGAGTGAGCAGGCACAGGACTTGAAAGCAATGCTAATGCCTGCACCATTTTGATTCAATATCTCCATACTTAGTAAACTGAAGCAGTTTTCCGCCCGTGTGAATGCTGAAAGTATTTCCACATTTTCTGCACTGTTGCAGCGTTTTTCATATGCAATGTCTCTTATGTGCTTTAAGGACAGAAATCTGTCTAAAGTTCCTTCCATGTGCACCACCTTAATGTGCCTTCTTCCCAGTATGAATTCTCTTATGTTTCATTAAGGATACAGAATAAGTGAAAGTTACTCCACATTCACTGCACTGGTACAGCTTTTCTTCTGTGTGAATATCcttatgttttttaaaagacaTAAACCAGGTAAACGTTTTTCCACATTCGGCACACTTGTACGGTTTTTCTCCGGTGTGGATCCTCCTGTGTGCCTTTAAAGAAGAGAACCTGCCGAAGGCCTTTCCACATTCATTACACTGGAatggcttttctcctgtgtgagATCTTTGATGTCGTCTGAGTTCTGTATTATGGTAAAAAGCCTTTTCGCACTGAGTGCACTTGTACAGTTTTTCTCCGGTGTGAATCATCTTATGTGATTTCAGGTTCCAAGCCTGGCTGAACGCCTTCCCGCATTCAGTACACTGGTAGGGCTTTTCACCCGAGTGAAGTTTCTTGTGTCTTATGAGCTTTTCGGCATAGCAAAAACTCTTTCCACATTCAGTACATGGGTGAAAACTCTTCCCCATATGAACTCTTTTATGTCTTTTAAGGTACAAAGCCAGGCTGAAAGTTTTTCCACATTCATTACACTGAAACGGTTTTTCTCCGGTGTGAATGCTGTTATGTATTTTAAGGTGTGCCGCCTGTTGGAAAGCCTTGCCACATTCACTGCACTGGTGTGGCTTTTTTGCTGGGTGGTTTTTTTGACGTTCATTAAGGGTTGCAGGTGGGATGAAAGGTTGCTTGCTTATAGGATATTGGTGCACTTTTTCTCCTGGGTGAACATCTTCACATACCTTAATGTAGCCAATCTTCCCAAATTCTGTGCTTTGGCATGGGTTGTTTTCAGTTTGCATTAATTTTAGGTTTATCATTTGAATAAAGGGCTTTCCCAAAGCAGTACCAGCTTTGCTGTTTCCCGCTTTCTGGTTTCTGTTTTGGGCATCATCTAACTTTGTGGGGGTCTCTGTGCTTTTCTCATTGACGTGCATCTCATCTAAAGCATGGGCTTGCTGCAACTCTTTTAAACACTCGGTCTTTATACGcttctttcctgttctctccaTTTCCTCATGCCCACCGTTACATAAATGGTGTTCTTCAGCAGTGGGCAGAGAGCTGCTATGTTGTGTTGCACTCATGCTGAAGATGTTTTCATCTACACAGTTTGCAACAAAAACTTTCCCCTTAGTATCAGAATCTAAATCGACTTCGGAGGCCTCTTCTTTCACCCCAATTGACTCTTTTGCCTCGGTGTTCATTGATCCTCGCTCTGAATTACAGTCTGAAAACGTATCGGGTTGCTCCATGTTATTCGAAACATATTTGGGAGATCCTTCTTCATTTTCCAAAGAGGAGATGTTTGCACTGCCCATGTGGCTAAGGCCCACTTCAAGCTGCAAAGAGGCTTCGGTAGGTCCTGTGAGAAAAGACAAAAGTCTAAGAGTatcaaaaggaaaaacaaaacaggaaatgtATGCGGtagcaaatccatccatcctgctgaatccgaacacagggtcacggagccaatcccagccaacacagggcacaaggcaggaaccaatcctgggcagggtgccaacccaccacaggacacacacaaacacacactagggccaatttagaatcgccaatccacctaacctgcatgtc includes:
- the LOC120536806 gene encoding zinc finger protein 283-like, whose translation is MDWEDIYRVLKDQLFCSMERIAKATSRTVQCKLARELPRYLNKSSPEENEVIMTNEGAFCDYASLVTQEAVMAAAEIMRSEYEHVVNNIFVHFTSKRSACKETIDELKQLLEASGKEMQLVQMHDSCKDEPQTGSGTICSGLVNTVGDAGDRGVESGSEAQQFTSGPASDTDIQEEQDPALSDSKITSSHSPLIDPSSVSSDTRGSLQNPEEMETDQKNCRSEDKGPSEEPFHAVETMVHVGLSHSELTAADHNSLKDDGAEPQQISVYTKQQDTQLNLTGNLDKEVRPKSLDAKAGVFFNLKDKAFERGLFPNINVKLMRDCVDGDLSNIIASKHKGLPVSTQQNCGPSGGNGIDEHQICTGSTQPSTNFKMLNFKLKSHTGEGTNRCSECGKMFCTTATLKIHKTIHTGEKPYECGDCGKTFRWPVSLKIHQRTHTGEKPYGCDQCGKTFRHYNTFRNHSKVHAREEP